In Pseudochaenichthys georgianus chromosome 6, fPseGeo1.2, whole genome shotgun sequence, a single window of DNA contains:
- the mafb gene encoding transcription factor Maf, whose amino-acid sequence MASELAMSNSDLPTSPLAMEYVNDFDLMKFEVKKEPVEPDRSISQCSRLVAGGSLSSTPMSTPCSSVPPSPSFSAPSPGSGSEQKAHLEDFYWMNGYQQQLNPEALGFSPEDAVEALISSSHQLQTFDGYARGQQFGGAAGAGGSMAGEEMGSAAAVVSAVIAAAAAQNGNPHHHHHHHHHHHPGGHHSSSGSQSSGGMGGNHQHLRLDDRFSDEQLVTMSVRELNRQLRGVSKEEVIRLKQKRRTLKNRGYAQSCRYKRVQQRHVLEGEKTQLIQQVDHLKQEISRLARERDAYKEKYEKLISTGFRENGGSGSDNNPSSPEFFMTSRKFLHL is encoded by the exons ATGGCATCAGAGCTGGCAATGAGCAACTCCGACCTGCCCACCAGTCCCCTGGCCATGGAATATGTTAATGACTTCGATCTGATGAAGTTTGAAGTGAAAAAGGAGCCGGTGGAGCCCGATCGCAGCATCAGCCAGTGCAGCCGCCTGGTCGCCGGGGGATCCCTGTCTTCCACCCCGATGAGCACGCCTTGCAGCTCGGTTCCCCCCTCGCCAAGCTTCTCGGCGCCCAGTCCGGGATCAGGGAGCGAACAGAAGGCACACTTGGAGGATTTCTACTGGATGAACGGGTACCAACAGCAGTTGAACCCCGAGGCTCTGGGTTTTAGCCCGGAGGACGCCGTAGAGGCGCTCATCAGCAGCAGTCACCAGCTCCAGACCTTCGATGGCTATGCCAGGGGGCAGCAGTTCGGCGGCGCAGCCGGGGCAGGGGGCTCCATGGCCGGGGAGGAGATGGGATCAGCGGCCGCCGTGGTATCGGCAGTTATCGCTGCAGCCGCAGCTCAGAATGGGaatccccaccaccaccaccaccatcaccaccaccaccatccaGGGGGACATCATTCCTCCTCCGGGTCGCAATCCAGCGGCGGCATGGGGGGAAACCACCAGCACCTGCGCTTGGATGACCGGTTCTCGGACGAGCAGCTGGTGACCATGTCGGTGCGGGAATTGAACCGGCAGCTCCGGGGGGTCAGCAAGGAAGAGGTGATCCGTCTGAAACAGAAGAGGAGGACGCTAAAGAACAGAGGCTATGCCCAGTCCTGCCGGTACAAGCGGGTCCAGCAGCGGCACGTCTTGGAGGGCGAGAAGACGCAACTCATTCAGCAGGTGGACCACCTCAAGCAGGAAATCTCCCGGCTGGCCAGGGAGAGGGACGCCTACAAGGAGAAATACGAGAAGCTGATCAGCACCGGCTTCAGAGAAAACGGAGGGTCCGGCAGCGACAACAACCCCTCGTCCCCGGAGTTTTTCAT GACATCCAGAAAGTTCCTCCATCTGTGA